One genomic window of Gossypium hirsutum isolate 1008001.06 chromosome D11, Gossypium_hirsutum_v2.1, whole genome shotgun sequence includes the following:
- the LOC107912487 gene encoding ultraviolet-B receptor UVR8 yields MLINRLLWKHHQWNKTVVAVSSKALFAQVTTNKPRWMSTVMSFGDGSQGALGLPDSVTGPRGDAYEPTRVLGLPSDITSISAGHYHSLAIDCRGGLWAWGRNQESQLGRDPLAPRDSWNDPKRVEGLDHVNVCAAFASGVISAAIDSNGSVWVWGKSKRGQLGLGKGIIETVVPRRVEALAGEKIVKVSFGWGHALAQTEDGKLLGWGYSADGRIGNVGEALEASPLDSNANISMNDKRFSGSGLDAAELMVLEGMEKEKDMPIIWEPRLVEELQGVEVRDIACGLDHSLVLCRNGTLLSSGSNVYGQLGRTKLDLRLLPVDLTAHPVFIASGLGHSLAICEVPSSDVEGGGMSIFSWGWNQCSQLGREGPENFPSMIEGWEGETPVSVSGGRVHSTALTSHGELWVWGCGKSGRLGLGSSSDEAEPTLLDCLEDFEVLQAVSGFDHNLVLMDE; encoded by the exons ATGCTGATAAACCGATTGTTATGGAAGCATCATCAATGGAATAAAACGGTAGTTGCAGTTTCATCTAAAGCCTTATTCGCTCAGGTTACTACTAATAAACCGAGATGGATGAGTACGGTAATGAGCTTTGGGGACGGAAGCCAGGGGGCGTTGGGTCTACCCGATTCAGTGACCGGTCCCAGAGGCGATGCTTACGAGCCCACCCGGGTCCTCGGTCTCCCTTCCGATATCACCAGCATCAGCGCTGGCCATTATCACTCGCTCGCTATTGATTGCCGTGGTGGACTCTGGGCTTGGGGCCGCAACCAGGAATCCCAGCTGGGTCGTGATCCACTTGCCCCGAG AGATTCTTGGAATGATCCAAAGAGAGTGGAAGGGTTGGATCATGTGAATGTTTGTGCTGCTTTTGCTTCTGGTGTTATTTCTGCTGCCATTGACAGTAATGGTTCTGTGTGGGTATGGGGGAAGTCTAAGCGGGGACAGCTTGGTCTTGGAAAGGGTATCATTGAGACCGTAGTACCTCGCAGAGTTGAAGCACTTGCAGGAGAAAAGATAGTCAAG GTTTCATTTGGTTGGGGGCATGCTCTTGCACAGACAGAGGATGGAAAGTTGTTAGGCTGGGGTTATTCAGCCGATGGTAGGATTGGAAATGTGGGGGAAGCTTTAGAGGCGTCTCCTCTGGACTCAAATGCGAATATATCGATGAATGACAAACGGTTTTCAGGTTCAGGATTGGATGCTGCCGAGCTGATGGTTTTAGAAGGAATGGAGAAAGAGAAAGACATGCCAATCATTTGGGAACCTCGATTGGTCGAAGAACTGCAAGGAGTTGAAGTCAGAGACATTGCTTGCGGGCTTGATCATTCTTTGGTTCTTTGCC GTAATGGTACTTTATTGAGCTCTGGAAGCAATGTATATGGTCAGCTGGGGAGAACCAAACTGGACCTGAGATTGTTACCTGTTGATCTAACCGCCCATCCTGTGTTTATTGCATCCGGTCTTGGTCATTCCTTGGCAATCTGTGAGGTGCCATCTTCGGATGTTGAAGGTGGTGGAATGAGCATTTTCTCATGGGGGTGGAACCAATGCTCACAATTAGGTAGAGAAGGACCGGAGAATTTCCCATCAATGATCGAGGGATGGGAAGGGGAAACACCTGTATCAGTGTCAGGAGGGCGGGTGCATTCTACTGCTCTGACATCTCATGGTGAGTTATGGGTTTGGGGCTGTGGTAAGAGTGGCCGTCTTGGGTTAGGAAGCTCCAGCGATGAAGCCGAGCCAACGTTGCTTGATTGTTTGGAAGATTTCGAAGTTCTACAAGCAGTGTCAGGTTTTGATCATAACCTGGTTTTGATGGATGAATGA
- the LOC107912489 gene encoding uncharacterized protein isoform X2: MLENPTPTAADAAPAIKRYAPPNQRNRSLGRRKSGEKNQGATSRNINPVGDAGSSAILNEDNPRHALIPLEGCSRSDASRLLSNRWAAVLHRYHDTSIDLSERPVLYSGISDSAWRNVRLPHQMMSPANNTGPSSGSQMDFLAELRRAIRNANTDN; this comes from the exons ATGTTGGAAAACCCTACACCCACCGCAGCTGATGCCGCTCCTGCCATCAAACGCTATGCTCCTCCCAATCAACG AAATCGTTCTCTCGGACGCCGTAAATCTGGAG AGAAGAATCAAGGTGCCACATCGAGAAACATTAATCCAGTCGGGGATGCTGGGAGCAGCGCTATCCTGAATGAAGACAACCCTCGTCATGCTTTGATACCTTTAGAAGGCTGTTCTAGAAGTGATGCCTCTCGGCTTTTAAGCAATC GTTGGGCAGCTGTCTTACATCGCTACCATGATACATCCATTGATTTGTCTG AAAGACCAGTTCTGTACTCTGGAATTAGTGATTCAGCCTGGAGGAATGTCAGACTTCCCCATCAG ATGATGTCCCCAGCAAACAATACCGGGCCTTCATCTGGCTCACAGATGGATTTCTTAGCTGAGCTTCGTCGTGCAATTCGAAATGCCAATACCGACAACTAA
- the LOC107912489 gene encoding uncharacterized protein isoform X1: protein MLENPTPTAADAAPAIKRYAPPNQRNRSLGRRKSGDRFDWTNNVYGNDSEKNQGATSRNINPVGDAGSSAILNEDNPRHALIPLEGCSRSDASRLLSNRWAAVLHRYHDTSIDLSERPVLYSGISDSAWRNVRLPHQMMSPANNTGPSSGSQMDFLAELRRAIRNANTDN from the exons ATGTTGGAAAACCCTACACCCACCGCAGCTGATGCCGCTCCTGCCATCAAACGCTATGCTCCTCCCAATCAACG AAATCGTTCTCTCGGACGCCGTAAATCTGGAG ATCGGTTTGATTGGACTAACAATGTTTATGGGAATGATTCAGAGAAGAATCAAGGTGCCACATCGAGAAACATTAATCCAGTCGGGGATGCTGGGAGCAGCGCTATCCTGAATGAAGACAACCCTCGTCATGCTTTGATACCTTTAGAAGGCTGTTCTAGAAGTGATGCCTCTCGGCTTTTAAGCAATC GTTGGGCAGCTGTCTTACATCGCTACCATGATACATCCATTGATTTGTCTG AAAGACCAGTTCTGTACTCTGGAATTAGTGATTCAGCCTGGAGGAATGTCAGACTTCCCCATCAG ATGATGTCCCCAGCAAACAATACCGGGCCTTCATCTGGCTCACAGATGGATTTCTTAGCTGAGCTTCGTCGTGCAATTCGAAATGCCAATACCGACAACTAA